From a single Marinobacter sp. THAF197a genomic region:
- a CDS encoding S8 family peptidase, translating to MRFSLNPGPCALAAAIVLSTAPLHTQASLLSGLLGTSSQTETTESTGTSASAENTIAQRYIVTVDPTLPSLLGVGGDLSAGIQALLTAVGGGNILFLYENVMTGATVQLTQSQADLLPALPGVLAVEPDTWMTTSSTQTQQDATWGLDRIDQTTLPLDTQFTYPTVAGQGVNVYVLDTGIRTTHADFQGRASGVNFHDDSGLGGVPLIGGIIDLLLGGLISFGDEDTISTYSAEDCNGHGTHVASTATGSLFGVAKESQVIGLRVLGCSGSGATSAIIEALDWMVENAEKPAVANMSLGGGNSTALDNAVREVVASGIPVVVAAGNSNADACSGSPNRVAEAVTVGSTDNQDRRSSFSNHGSCVDIMAPGTDITAAWHTGDTAFNTISGTSMASPHVAGAAALLLSLNPGLTPEQVAQTLRNQASTNQLTNLNGSPNLLVNVNP from the coding sequence ATGCGTTTTTCTCTGAACCCCGGTCCCTGCGCACTTGCCGCCGCGATCGTTCTCTCCACCGCACCGTTGCACACCCAGGCCAGCCTTCTCTCAGGGCTGTTGGGGACATCCTCCCAAACGGAAACAACAGAGAGCACCGGCACATCAGCGAGCGCGGAGAACACCATTGCGCAGCGATACATTGTAACGGTCGACCCAACTCTGCCCTCGCTTCTGGGCGTTGGTGGTGATCTGTCTGCCGGTATCCAGGCGTTATTAACTGCCGTTGGCGGCGGGAACATTCTGTTTCTGTATGAGAACGTGATGACCGGTGCGACCGTGCAGCTCACCCAAAGCCAGGCCGACCTGCTGCCCGCCCTGCCGGGGGTACTTGCGGTGGAGCCGGACACCTGGATGACAACATCCTCCACACAAACCCAACAGGACGCCACCTGGGGACTGGACCGGATTGACCAGACCACCCTGCCTCTGGACACCCAGTTTACCTACCCCACCGTTGCCGGGCAGGGTGTTAATGTTTATGTACTGGATACCGGCATTCGAACCACGCACGCCGACTTTCAGGGCCGTGCCAGCGGCGTGAACTTCCACGATGACAGCGGCCTGGGCGGCGTGCCGCTGATTGGCGGAATCATCGATCTGTTGCTGGGCGGGCTGATTTCCTTCGGCGACGAAGACACCATCTCAACCTACTCTGCCGAAGACTGTAACGGCCACGGTACCCATGTTGCCTCTACCGCAACCGGTTCGCTGTTCGGTGTCGCTAAAGAAAGCCAGGTGATCGGCCTGCGCGTGCTCGGTTGCAGTGGTTCCGGCGCCACCAGTGCCATCATCGAAGCACTGGACTGGATGGTAGAGAACGCCGAAAAGCCGGCCGTTGCCAACATGTCTCTGGGCGGTGGCAATTCAACGGCACTGGACAACGCCGTTCGCGAAGTCGTCGCCTCCGGCATTCCGGTGGTGGTCGCTGCGGGTAACAGCAACGCCGATGCCTGCAGCGGTTCTCCCAACCGTGTAGCAGAAGCCGTGACCGTAGGTTCTACCGACAACCAGGACCGCCGCAGTAGCTTTTCCAATCACGGTTCCTGCGTGGACATCATGGCGCCAGGCACAGACATCACCGCTGCATGGCACACCGGCGACACCGCCTTTAATACCATCAGCGGCACCTCTATGGCCTCGCCCCACGTGGCTGGCGCAGCCGCTCTGCTGCTCAGCCTGAACCCAGGCCTGACGCCGGAACAGGTTGCCCAGACGCTGCGCAACCAGGCAAGCACGAACCAGCTGACCAACCTGAACGGGTCACCGAATTTGTTAGTGAATGTGAACCCTTGA
- a CDS encoding thiol-disulfide oxidoreductase DCC family protein, giving the protein MPPRYDTLFYDGRCPLCAKEIRTLRKLQRGDLIFADIHEQNAHNAQLPTREELLKRLHLLTWNGEWVIGLPANVRAWSHTPFGWLLKPLLWPVVYPVAKRVYESWADRRFEKKYACSVGPS; this is encoded by the coding sequence ATGCCACCGCGTTATGACACCCTTTTCTACGACGGACGCTGCCCCCTGTGCGCCAAGGAAATCCGCACGCTCAGAAAGTTACAACGTGGCGATCTGATCTTTGCCGATATCCACGAGCAGAATGCGCACAACGCACAGTTGCCAACACGTGAGGAGCTGCTCAAGCGGCTGCACCTGTTGACCTGGAACGGCGAATGGGTAATCGGCTTGCCGGCCAATGTTCGTGCATGGTCTCACACACCGTTTGGCTGGCTGCTCAAGCCTCTGTTGTGGCCAGTGGTTTACCCGGTCGCAAAACGGGTTTATGAAAGCTGGGCTGATCGCCGGTTCGAAAAGAAGTACGCCTGTTCGGTTGGCCCATCGTGA
- a CDS encoding AI-2E family transporter, with protein MDDSPTENRSPENQPGKSVLAELSTPIYGLFILGILYTLYLAHQIILPIVLAVLTSLLLSPLVKKAYINWRLPKVVSSLVLVLVVLAGIVGIGAAVATPALEWAQKAPEGISRLLVGDSEIMRQLDKVSQSAEQVEKSVDELSENDQSKPTTVVLQTESWRSQLMSKARNGVAGLALALALTYFLLVSGDRLIFNFVKQLPRPQRKTVLRITHDSQKQIAQYLAVLGLSNLSVGALTGLICWVIGLPDPAMWGLIAGLARFIPYLGNMLTIALLAVVSVITLDTLWMMAIAPLSFILLTTIVGFFLEPWIHGFRMAINPVIIFVSIFFWGWLWGPVGVLLAVPLMTVIQVVLKQIPRLRPVYKVIAR; from the coding sequence ATGGATGATTCCCCAACAGAAAACCGCTCTCCCGAGAACCAGCCCGGGAAGAGCGTGCTGGCTGAGCTCTCTACGCCCATCTATGGTCTGTTTATCCTGGGCATCCTGTACACCCTTTATCTTGCTCACCAGATTATCCTGCCTATTGTTCTGGCGGTACTGACGAGCTTGCTGCTCTCGCCGTTGGTGAAGAAAGCCTATATCAATTGGCGGTTGCCAAAAGTGGTGAGCTCGCTGGTACTGGTGTTGGTTGTGCTTGCAGGGATCGTGGGTATCGGTGCTGCCGTTGCGACCCCGGCGCTCGAGTGGGCCCAGAAAGCACCTGAGGGCATATCCAGGCTGTTGGTGGGTGACAGTGAAATCATGCGCCAACTCGATAAGGTCAGCCAGTCAGCGGAGCAGGTGGAAAAGTCCGTGGATGAGCTGTCGGAGAACGATCAGTCGAAGCCCACAACGGTGGTCTTGCAAACGGAATCCTGGCGGAGCCAGCTGATGTCCAAAGCCCGCAACGGTGTGGCAGGCCTGGCGTTGGCACTGGCGTTAACCTACTTCCTGCTGGTGAGCGGTGACAGATTGATCTTTAACTTTGTCAAACAGCTGCCAAGGCCGCAGCGCAAGACTGTTTTACGAATCACCCACGACTCCCAGAAACAGATTGCCCAGTATCTGGCAGTGCTGGGGTTGAGTAATCTTTCAGTGGGCGCGCTTACCGGACTCATCTGTTGGGTCATAGGTTTGCCAGACCCAGCCATGTGGGGCCTGATCGCTGGCCTTGCCCGGTTTATCCCATATCTCGGTAATATGCTCACGATTGCGTTGCTGGCGGTGGTTTCGGTAATTACCCTGGATACCCTTTGGATGATGGCCATCGCGCCGCTGAGTTTTATCCTGCTGACCACCATTGTTGGCTTTTTCCTGGAACCCTGGATTCACGGCTTTCGCATGGCCATCAACCCGGTCATCATTTTTGTGTCGATCTTTTTCTGGGGCTGGCTCTGGGGCCCGGTGGGCGTTCTGCTGGCGGTTCCGTTGATGACGGTCATTCAGGTCGTCCTCAAACAAATACCCCGCTTGCGCCCGGTGTACAAAGTCATAGCCCGATAA
- a CDS encoding alcohol dehydrogenase catalytic domain-containing protein: protein MPDIPASMKAMVLTGHGGIDKLEYQDLPVPKPAAGQVLVQVTATAKNNTDRKAREGLYPTKKGEMTSFQMGGKPTLTFPRIQGADIAGRVVAVGEGVSETRIGERGLLDFNIYANDRTDINLTPDYYGHGADGGYAEYVALPSDQFHHIPNPELADAELAAMGMCSYQTAYHMLTSASVQAGERVLVTGASGGVGTALIQLCRIIGAVPYALSQIDKAQTLLDLGAEAVLDRSDMSTFVDRVKKETGGKPLDAVMDLVGGEMTDIFIDAMIFDMNARSTYPRLSIAGASGGNISEILWTRIYLYQMQIFGVSHGTREEANQLMTWIRDGHLKPVLHGAFKLSELHRAEEYFVNRGGNYLGKIVIVPDAQWQAHGQPFALEAGG, encoded by the coding sequence ATGCCAGATATCCCGGCGTCCATGAAAGCCATGGTCCTCACCGGCCATGGCGGCATCGACAAACTCGAATACCAGGACCTGCCCGTGCCCAAACCGGCTGCCGGCCAGGTACTGGTGCAGGTAACCGCCACCGCCAAGAACAACACCGATCGCAAGGCCCGGGAAGGACTCTACCCCACGAAAAAAGGGGAGATGACGTCGTTCCAGATGGGAGGCAAACCCACGTTGACGTTTCCGCGTATTCAGGGCGCCGACATCGCCGGTAGAGTGGTGGCGGTGGGCGAGGGCGTCAGTGAAACCCGTATCGGAGAGCGGGGTCTCCTGGACTTTAACATCTACGCCAACGACCGCACCGATATCAATCTCACTCCGGACTACTACGGCCATGGCGCCGATGGCGGTTACGCCGAATACGTGGCCCTGCCGTCCGATCAGTTTCACCATATCCCCAACCCCGAGCTGGCCGATGCCGAACTGGCGGCCATGGGCATGTGCTCCTACCAGACCGCCTACCACATGCTCACCTCCGCCAGCGTTCAGGCGGGTGAGCGGGTGCTGGTGACCGGTGCCAGCGGCGGCGTGGGCACCGCACTGATCCAGCTTTGCCGGATCATCGGCGCCGTCCCTTACGCATTGAGCCAGATAGACAAGGCCCAAACCCTGCTCGATCTGGGCGCCGAAGCGGTGTTGGATCGTAGCGACATGAGCACCTTTGTAGACCGGGTCAAGAAAGAAACCGGCGGCAAACCCCTCGATGCGGTGATGGATTTGGTGGGTGGTGAAATGACGGACATATTCATCGACGCCATGATCTTCGACATGAACGCCCGCAGCACCTACCCGCGCCTGAGCATCGCAGGAGCCAGTGGCGGCAACATCAGTGAAATTCTCTGGACCCGAATCTACCTGTATCAGATGCAGATTTTCGGGGTATCCCACGGCACCCGTGAAGAAGCAAACCAGCTGATGACCTGGATACGCGATGGCCATCTAAAACCCGTGCTACACGGCGCTTTCAAACTGTCGGAGTTGCACCGGGCCGAGGAGTATTTCGTCAATCGGGGCGGTAATTATCTGGGCAAGATCGTCATCGTGCCGGATGCCCAATGGCAGGCACACGGCCAACCTTTTGCGCTGGAGGCAGGCGGATGA
- a CDS encoding proline racemase family protein: protein MKPELTIQLMDTHAGGDVSRIVTGGITALPGDTVRAQMEYLRDDADGLRRLLLEEPYGIPEMSVDLLVPATHPEAAAGYIIMEVMGYPIYSGSNTICTATAVLEAGIVRKQEGKQHFKLESPAGLVSIEATVHDGVVEAITCEGLPSYIHTHNASINVPGIGQVRYSVAYSGGFYALVDARSLGFDLTLDEERRLAETAHAIVEAIQAERGFSHYTLGDVGPLPFLHFMGPVEQVAEGYYRSRSATYVHPGVICRSTTGTGTSARLALMNLEGRIKPGDKLETISLRETGFIGQFTAVEQEGEYQVVENNITGKAYVIARSDIVVNCDDPMVECDGLSHILSGR, encoded by the coding sequence ATGAAACCGGAACTCACCATTCAGTTGATGGATACCCACGCCGGCGGCGATGTCAGCCGTATTGTGACCGGTGGCATCACCGCTTTGCCCGGCGATACCGTACGAGCCCAGATGGAGTATCTGCGAGATGACGCCGACGGCCTGCGCCGGCTGCTGTTGGAAGAACCCTACGGCATCCCCGAAATGTCTGTCGACCTGCTGGTTCCCGCCACCCATCCGGAAGCCGCCGCCGGTTACATCATCATGGAAGTCATGGGTTACCCCATCTACTCCGGCTCCAACACCATCTGCACGGCAACGGCGGTTCTGGAAGCCGGTATCGTCCGTAAACAGGAAGGCAAACAACACTTCAAACTGGAATCTCCCGCCGGCCTGGTGAGCATTGAGGCCACCGTGCATGACGGCGTGGTGGAAGCCATCACCTGCGAAGGCCTGCCCAGCTACATCCACACCCACAACGCCAGTATCAACGTGCCCGGCATCGGCCAGGTCCGCTACAGCGTGGCCTACAGTGGTGGCTTTTACGCCCTGGTAGATGCGAGATCACTGGGCTTCGACCTAACCTTGGACGAAGAGCGCCGGCTGGCCGAAACTGCCCATGCCATCGTTGAGGCTATCCAGGCTGAACGGGGCTTCTCCCATTACACTCTGGGCGACGTGGGCCCGCTGCCGTTCCTGCACTTCATGGGCCCGGTAGAACAAGTGGCCGAGGGATACTACCGCTCCCGCTCCGCCACCTATGTGCACCCCGGTGTTATCTGCCGAAGCACTACCGGCACCGGAACCTCGGCGCGGCTGGCGTTGATGAATCTCGAAGGCCGAATCAAACCCGGCGACAAACTGGAAACCATCTCCCTGCGGGAAACCGGGTTTATTGGGCAGTTCACGGCGGTCGAGCAGGAGGGGGAATACCAGGTGGTCGAAAACAACATAACTGGCAAAGCCTATGTCATCGCCCGTTCCGACATCGTGGTGAACTGTGACGACCCGATGGTGGAGTGTGATGGTTTGAGCCATATTCTGTCGGGTCGCTAG
- a CDS encoding MerC family mercury resistance protein produces MVAILGYSNEQIRDAVQQMYTHVAESPQAPFHFPTGQATCVALGYPEEQVSRLPQSTAASFAGVGWPFRGQVIQPGHTTLDLGSGAGNDSLIAGDIVGPSGQVIALDLTAAMVQKLRRCIAGKYPNIHPIQGSAEEIPLLDQSMDSITSNGALNLVPSKRKAIREMFRILKPGGKLQLADVVIHRPVTVDCEDDPRLWVECVVGATVEEDLLAMLGDVGFEDIRILNRHDYFALSPSQQTRDIARSFGACSVELSATRASKTPGLIREWARRLNPRRWLGQLHRQGFSGLLALSMALVTCYGILAISVLLTLLGVQLSLSLQVWSFAIAVFTVITALIIGSGFIRHRKPSPGLLATLGTALVLFALYISYHAATELLGFALLAGAAGLDLNFKRKLEARKLGLKR; encoded by the coding sequence ATGGTCGCTATTTTGGGCTATTCAAACGAACAAATCCGGGATGCGGTTCAGCAAATGTATACCCATGTCGCCGAGTCGCCCCAGGCGCCCTTCCATTTTCCGACTGGTCAAGCCACCTGTGTGGCCCTTGGTTATCCTGAAGAACAGGTATCCCGGCTACCACAGAGCACCGCCGCCTCCTTCGCCGGCGTCGGCTGGCCGTTCCGTGGCCAGGTTATCCAACCCGGCCACACCACTCTGGATCTGGGCTCTGGCGCCGGCAACGACAGCCTCATCGCAGGCGATATCGTGGGCCCTTCCGGCCAGGTCATCGCACTGGATCTGACCGCCGCCATGGTTCAGAAACTCCGCCGATGTATCGCAGGCAAGTACCCGAATATCCACCCGATACAGGGCTCCGCCGAGGAAATTCCGTTGCTCGATCAATCCATGGACAGCATCACCAGCAACGGTGCCCTGAACCTGGTTCCCTCGAAACGCAAAGCGATTCGGGAAATGTTCCGGATTCTCAAACCCGGCGGCAAGCTGCAACTGGCGGATGTGGTCATTCACCGCCCGGTAACCGTCGATTGCGAAGACGACCCCAGGTTGTGGGTTGAATGCGTGGTGGGGGCCACCGTGGAAGAAGACCTGCTGGCGATGCTTGGTGATGTCGGGTTTGAAGATATCCGAATTCTCAACCGCCACGACTACTTTGCCCTGAGTCCCAGCCAGCAGACCCGGGATATTGCCCGGAGTTTCGGGGCCTGCTCCGTGGAGCTGTCCGCCACACGAGCCAGCAAAACACCCGGCCTCATTCGGGAGTGGGCAAGAAGGCTGAACCCTCGCCGATGGCTGGGCCAACTGCATCGCCAGGGATTTTCGGGTCTACTCGCTCTGAGCATGGCCCTTGTTACCTGTTACGGCATCCTGGCGATCTCCGTACTGCTGACTCTCCTGGGCGTTCAGTTATCACTGTCGCTTCAGGTCTGGTCTTTCGCCATCGCAGTGTTCACCGTTATAACAGCATTGATTATCGGATCAGGCTTCATTCGGCATCGCAAACCAAGCCCTGGCCTGCTGGCAACGTTGGGAACAGCATTGGTCCTGTTTGCGCTCTACATCAGCTACCATGCGGCCACGGAATTGCTGGGATTTGCACTGCTGGCGGGCGCCGCCGGGCTGGACCTGAATTTCAAGCGCAAGCTGGAAGCACGGAAACTGGGCTTGAAACGCTAG
- a CDS encoding zf-HC2 domain-containing protein gives MKASQIACEEVIDHLFEYLDRELDDHNQQIIDAHLKRCFDCFSRAEFERRLRERIAATGVEVAPIRLKQRIRELTGQ, from the coding sequence ATGAAGGCATCGCAGATAGCCTGTGAGGAAGTCATTGATCACCTGTTCGAGTACCTGGACAGAGAGCTGGATGACCACAATCAGCAGATCATCGATGCCCACCTCAAACGTTGTTTTGATTGTTTCAGCCGAGCGGAGTTTGAACGTCGGCTTCGCGAACGGATTGCAGCAACAGGCGTGGAGGTGGCGCCAATCCGACTGAAGCAACGAATTCGGGAGCTGACCGGGCAATAG
- a CDS encoding RNA polymerase sigma factor, translating to METKASENQGQHRHPEQVQSIFRRQVEALMDRLYGTALRLTRNPDEAEDVVAESVSNAWCRLEQLDDPNHLEGWLFRILHNTFIDHWRRKQCRQEKEVSLDEPETSDTASFSLFAHLHQPFLLWIGQPEADFINQLLEQDLAQAIDALADPYRIVLVLVEIQGHSYDEVAHILGVPSGTVRSRLNRARGLLQKSLWRQGQEAGLTGHTKNKSGRVSP from the coding sequence ATGGAAACGAAGGCTTCAGAAAATCAAGGGCAACACCGGCACCCGGAACAGGTCCAGTCCATATTCAGGCGCCAGGTCGAGGCGTTGATGGACCGGCTGTACGGAACCGCCTTGCGCCTCACCCGCAATCCTGACGAAGCCGAGGATGTGGTCGCTGAATCGGTCTCAAACGCCTGGTGCCGGCTGGAACAACTGGACGACCCCAATCACCTTGAGGGCTGGCTCTTCCGCATTTTGCACAACACCTTTATCGACCACTGGCGACGAAAACAGTGTCGCCAGGAAAAGGAAGTATCACTCGATGAGCCAGAAACGTCCGACACTGCTTCTTTTTCCCTGTTTGCCCACTTACATCAGCCTTTCCTGCTTTGGATCGGTCAGCCCGAGGCGGATTTTATTAATCAGTTGCTTGAGCAAGACCTGGCGCAAGCCATTGATGCGCTAGCAGACCCGTACCGTATCGTGCTCGTTCTGGTGGAGATTCAGGGCCACAGCTACGACGAAGTCGCGCACATTCTCGGTGTGCCATCCGGTACCGTTCGGTCCCGATTGAACCGTGCCCGGGGGCTGTTGCAAAAATCACTCTGGCGACAGGGTCAGGAGGCCGGATTAACCGGTCACACCAAGAACAAGTCCGGGAGGGTGAGCCCATGA
- a CDS encoding cupin domain-containing protein: protein MDIYANQHKRASNRLLALATASLVCFGLASFAQAKTPYKGEGHMMIEPSEMSWKPVASMAAGAEITVLEGDLSSGKPFTIRLRLPADYKVLPHIHPAYERVTVLSGTFHFAHGEEFRRDEAKALPTGSLAIMAPGEPMFGYAGEQGTVIQLHGTGPWGIEYLNPADDPRK, encoded by the coding sequence ATGGATATTTATGCAAACCAACACAAACGGGCCAGTAACCGGTTACTGGCTCTGGCAACCGCGTCACTGGTGTGCTTCGGCCTGGCATCGTTTGCTCAGGCAAAGACGCCCTACAAGGGCGAGGGCCATATGATGATCGAGCCGTCAGAGATGTCATGGAAGCCTGTTGCTTCCATGGCGGCAGGGGCTGAAATCACTGTTCTGGAAGGTGACCTGAGCAGCGGAAAGCCGTTCACTATTCGGCTGCGACTGCCGGCCGATTACAAAGTGCTGCCGCACATTCACCCGGCCTACGAGCGGGTAACGGTGCTGTCTGGCACCTTTCATTTCGCGCATGGCGAGGAGTTCCGGCGTGATGAGGCCAAGGCCTTACCCACGGGTAGTCTCGCCATTATGGCCCCCGGCGAACCCATGTTCGGTTACGCCGGTGAGCAGGGTACAGTCATCCAATTACATGGCACCGGGCCCTGGGGCATTGAGTACCTCAACCCCGCCGATGATCCACGTAAATGA
- a CDS encoding VOC family protein — translation MEHPKNTICLWYNGDAEDAARFYAQTFPDSSVGEILHAPGDFPSGTQGDVLTVKFTVLGTPCLGLNGGPAFQHNEAFSFQVATRDQEETDRYWNAIVGNGGEESACGWCKDKWGISWQITPVALTEAIADPDRAAARRAFEAMMEMGKIDISAIEAARYGVTPGRR, via the coding sequence ATGGAACATCCCAAGAATACCATTTGCCTCTGGTACAACGGCGATGCCGAAGACGCAGCTCGTTTCTACGCGCAAACCTTCCCCGACTCCTCGGTGGGAGAAATACTCCACGCTCCCGGAGATTTTCCCTCTGGTACCCAGGGCGATGTGCTGACCGTTAAGTTCACGGTACTTGGCACTCCCTGCCTGGGGCTCAACGGCGGCCCCGCCTTCCAGCACAACGAAGCGTTTTCGTTTCAGGTCGCCACGAGAGATCAGGAGGAAACGGACCGGTACTGGAATGCGATCGTTGGCAATGGTGGCGAAGAAAGCGCTTGCGGATGGTGCAAAGACAAGTGGGGGATCTCCTGGCAGATCACGCCGGTGGCGTTGACAGAAGCCATAGCCGACCCAGACCGCGCCGCCGCCCGGCGTGCCTTCGAAGCGATGATGGAGATGGGCAAGATCGACATTTCTGCCATAGAAGCGGCCCGGTATGGCGTGACACCAGGCCGCCGTTAA
- a CDS encoding ABC transporter permease subunit, with protein sequence MVRLRAPGFSKTMLVLGMLFLYLPMVVLIVYSFNASRLVSVWAGFSTKWYGALFANEQILSAVWMSLRIAFYSASMAVCLGTLCAFVIARFKKMRGRTLLSSMITAPLVMPEVITGLSLLLLFVQMAQLIGWPTDRGMATIWIAHTTFCSAYVAVVVSARLREVDLSIEEAAMDLGCTPLKTFFVITLPVIAPALVSGWLLAFTLSLDDLVIASFVSGPGATTLPMVVFSSVRMGVSPEINALATIIIAVVSVIAFIAWFWMRRAEKRRLRPR encoded by the coding sequence ATGGTTAGGTTAAGAGCTCCTGGTTTCTCCAAAACCATGCTGGTGCTGGGCATGCTGTTCCTGTACCTGCCGATGGTGGTATTGATCGTGTACTCGTTCAACGCCTCCCGGCTGGTGTCCGTGTGGGCCGGTTTTTCCACCAAGTGGTATGGGGCTCTGTTCGCCAACGAGCAGATCCTGTCTGCCGTCTGGATGAGCCTGCGCATTGCCTTCTACTCCGCCAGCATGGCGGTGTGCTTGGGCACCCTGTGCGCGTTTGTGATTGCCCGGTTCAAGAAAATGCGCGGCCGCACCCTGCTGTCCAGCATGATCACCGCTCCCCTGGTGATGCCGGAAGTGATCACGGGCCTGTCGCTGTTGCTGCTGTTTGTGCAGATGGCCCAGTTGATCGGCTGGCCAACCGACCGTGGCATGGCGACCATCTGGATCGCCCACACCACCTTCTGCAGTGCCTATGTGGCGGTGGTGGTGAGTGCGCGGCTGCGAGAGGTAGACCTCTCTATTGAGGAAGCCGCCATGGATCTGGGTTGTACGCCATTGAAAACGTTCTTTGTGATTACGCTGCCGGTGATTGCACCGGCCCTGGTCTCGGGCTGGTTGCTGGCGTTCACCCTGTCTCTGGATGACCTGGTGATTGCCAGCTTTGTCTCCGGGCCCGGGGCAACGACGTTGCCGATGGTGGTGTTTTCATCTGTACGGATGGGAGTGTCGCCGGAGATCAACGCGCTGGCGACCATCATTATTGCCGTGGTGTCGGTGATCGCGTTTATCGCGTGGTTCTGGATGCGGCGGGCGGAGAAGCGGCGATTGCGGCCCCGTTAA
- a CDS encoding ABC transporter permease subunit, with product MNRKLFPAPVVERVRAVLFHRRVVFGVPFAWLLLFFLLPFALVLKISLTSAVMAIPPYEPVFRFVDNTLSVVVNFGNYLFLASDSLYVAAYWGSVKTAFLATLFCLLIGYPMAYAIARAPKHWQLVFLLMVMLPSWTSFLIRVYAWMGILGNQGLLNTFLMWLGLIDSPLKMLNTNFAVILGIVYAYLPFMILPIYTNLVKLDIRLLEAASDLGCRSLTTFWAITLPLSKAGILAGSMLVFIPAVGEFVIPELLGGPDTLMIGKVLWEEFFNNRDWPVASALAIVMLALLLVPIVLFHRFQAREMEKNG from the coding sequence ATGAATCGAAAGCTGTTTCCTGCCCCGGTGGTGGAGCGGGTGCGTGCGGTGCTGTTCCATCGCCGGGTGGTGTTCGGCGTACCGTTCGCCTGGCTGCTGCTGTTCTTCCTGCTGCCGTTTGCGCTGGTATTGAAGATCAGCCTGACCTCGGCGGTGATGGCCATTCCACCCTACGAACCGGTGTTCCGCTTTGTCGACAACACCCTGTCGGTGGTGGTGAACTTTGGCAATTACCTGTTCCTGGCCTCCGACAGCTTGTACGTGGCCGCCTACTGGGGCTCGGTGAAGACGGCGTTCCTGGCCACCCTGTTCTGCCTGCTGATCGGCTACCCCATGGCTTACGCTATAGCCCGGGCACCCAAGCACTGGCAACTGGTGTTCCTGCTGATGGTGATGCTGCCGTCATGGACCTCGTTCCTGATTCGGGTATACGCCTGGATGGGCATTCTCGGCAACCAGGGCCTGCTGAACACGTTCCTGATGTGGCTGGGGCTGATCGACTCGCCCCTGAAAATGCTGAACACCAACTTTGCGGTGATTCTGGGCATCGTCTACGCCTACCTGCCGTTCATGATCCTGCCCATCTACACCAACCTGGTGAAGCTGGATATACGTCTGCTGGAAGCGGCGTCTGATCTTGGCTGCCGCAGCCTGACCACCTTTTGGGCCATTACCCTGCCGTTATCGAAGGCCGGAATCCTGGCGGGCTCCATGCTGGTATTTATACCCGCCGTGGGCGAGTTTGTGATTCCGGAACTGCTGGGCGGGCCCGATACCCTGATGATCGGCAAAGTGCTGTGGGAAGAGTTCTTCAACAACCGTGACTGGCCGGTGGCTTCCGCCCTGGCGATTGTGATGCTGGCACTTCTGCTGGTGCCCATTGTGCTGTTTCATCGCTTCCAGGCACGGGAGATGGAAAAGAATGGTTAG